The Sulfolobus acidocaldarius DSM 639 genome has a window encoding:
- a CDS encoding MFS transporter: MTKYESFLLVISSSIFGISMGANTIIMSLYLLSLGLSPLTIGELLSGSIIIGALISLTLSFLGDMYGRKKFSIISRGISTLSIFFLFLGYPLAYLFYQSWGSGSLIMSLLAEKSESFQRLLGVRQSLSILLSVAGSLFPLVLTYKEILLIEVVVNLISLLLLIPVKESYKGYRNIALKSLGTIGKFSTEALIGLGAGLVIPLMSLWFNLRFGVTSSQMSPVFAIAELTLAFSTYFSVIIAEKIGGVKTIVYLHATAIALLFLLPFSPSFIIGSIIFVTRNALMNMTSPVFQAMVLKLVPENERGRANGIVNLMSSIPRAFGPSIGGFYFNIGNYVLPFIITGSLYSLATVLFFLFFRNVRN; encoded by the coding sequence ATGACTAAATACGAGAGTTTTTTGCTCGTTATATCGTCATCGATTTTCGGTATATCCATGGGGGCTAACACTATAATTATGTCCCTTTATCTCCTTTCTTTAGGACTTAGTCCTTTGACCATTGGTGAGCTATTATCAGGGTCAATAATCATTGGTGCACTGATTTCCTTAACCCTCTCTTTTCTAGGGGATATGTATGGGAGGAAAAAGTTCTCCATAATAAGTAGGGGTATAAGTACACTATCTATATTCTTCTTGTTTCTAGGATATCCTTTAGCTTATTTGTTCTATCAGAGTTGGGGATCAGGGAGTTTAATAATGTCTTTACTAGCGGAAAAATCTGAAAGCTTTCAGAGACTTTTAGGAGTTAGGCAAAGTCTATCAATACTGTTATCAGTCGCTGGAAGTCTATTCCCACTAGTACTAACTTATAAGGAGATATTGCTAATTGAGGTAGTCGTTAACTTAATTTCCCTGCTACTACTAATTCCAGTTAAGGAGAGTTATAAAGGCTACAGAAATATCGCTCTTAAGAGTCTAGGGACAATAGGAAAGTTCTCAACGGAGGCTTTAATAGGTCTAGGGGCAGGACTAGTGATCCCACTTATGTCACTCTGGTTTAACCTCAGATTTGGGGTAACTAGTTCACAGATGAGTCCAGTGTTTGCAATAGCAGAACTGACATTGGCTTTTAGCACTTATTTCTCAGTTATTATAGCTGAGAAGATTGGAGGAGTGAAAACAATAGTATACTTACATGCGACTGCAATTGCCCTACTTTTCTTACTTCCTTTTTCTCCATCATTCATCATCGGTTCAATAATTTTTGTGACAAGAAATGCATTGATGAATATGACCTCTCCTGTATTCCAGGCTATGGTGCTGAAGTTAGTCCCAGAGAACGAAAGAGGTAGGGCGAACGGAATAGTTAACTTGATGAGCTCCATTCCCAGAGCCTTTGGACCTAGTATTGGCGGTTTTTATTTTAATATAGGTAATTACGTATTACCCTTCATAATAACTGGATCACTCTATAGCCTAGCAACAGTTCTTTTCTTCTTGTTCTTCAGGAATGTTAGAAATTAA